A region of Cellulophaga sp. RHA19 DNA encodes the following proteins:
- a CDS encoding bifunctional nuclease family protein — translation MSLVRLKIKGISYSQTQNGAYALILNEVDGDRKLPIVIGAFEAQSIAIALEKEIKPPRPLTHDLFKNFADRFAIVINQVIIHKLVDGVFYSSIICERDMVEEIIDARTSDAIALALRFDAPIFTYKTILDKAGIFLKFSSKDEDEDPDKDDSIMVDEILQEGETVELESNPSDAYRELNLSELHEELNKAVTNEDYEKAAKLRDEISKRK, via the coding sequence ATGAGTTTAGTACGACTAAAAATAAAAGGAATATCATACAGCCAAACACAAAATGGCGCTTATGCCCTTATATTAAATGAAGTAGATGGTGATAGAAAACTACCTATAGTTATTGGTGCTTTTGAAGCCCAATCTATAGCAATTGCCTTAGAAAAAGAAATTAAACCACCAAGACCACTAACGCACGATCTTTTTAAAAATTTTGCTGATAGATTTGCTATCGTAATTAATCAAGTTATAATACACAAACTTGTAGATGGCGTTTTTTACTCTAGTATTATTTGTGAAAGAGATATGGTTGAAGAAATTATAGACGCCAGAACAAGTGATGCTATAGCATTAGCATTACGTTTTGACGCCCCTATATTTACTTACAAAACTATTTTAGACAAAGCTGGTATTTTCTTAAAATTCTCTTCTAAAGATGAAGATGAAGACCCAGATAAAGATGACAGTATTATGGTTGATGAAATTCTACAAGAAGGAGAAACCGTAGAACTGGAGTCTAACCCTTCTGATGCTTACAGAGAATTAAATTTAAGTGAGCTACACGAAGAATTAAATAAAGCAGTTACAAATGAAGATTACGAGAAAGCTGCAAAATTACGAGATGAAATCTCAAAAAGAAAATAA
- a CDS encoding NupC/NupG family nucleoside CNT transporter, with amino-acid sequence MKITRKLQNYEMKSQKENNTYTKLTMKKSYWIFLFAFFVIFPSIAQDSIPAQAAVETIQTTTTDTTIKPIIDNAGFSVSSLLRGLLGMAVLILIAFLFSANRKAINWKTVGIGLGLQLVIAIGVLKIEFIAVVFDSVGKVFVSILDFTTKGSKFLFEGLVTDMDKFGFIFAFQVLPTIIFFSALTSVLFYLGIIQRVVKALAKLLTKTLGISGAESLSVAGNIFLGQTEAPLLIKAYLEKMNKSEILLVMVGGMATVAGAVLAAYIGFLGGNDPVLRLEFAKHLLAASVMAAPGAIVISKILYPQTEKVDTNVHVSQDKIGANILDAIANGTTEGLKLAVNVGAMLLVFVALIAMVNGILSGAAGFDGITIKSLDISWHFTSLNTIIDNNHKQYDCLSLEFILGYIFAPLMWLIGVAKEDVMLMGQLLGVKLAASEFIGYKQLAELKNIAANPHFTYNKSILMATYMLCGFANFASIGIQIGGIGSLAPNQRKTLSELGLKAVLGGSIASLLSATIAGMILG; translated from the coding sequence ATGAAGATTACGAGAAAGCTGCAAAATTACGAGATGAAATCTCAAAAAGAAAATAACACTTACACAAAACTTACTATGAAAAAAAGTTACTGGATTTTCCTATTTGCTTTTTTTGTTATATTTCCATCTATAGCACAAGACTCTATACCTGCACAAGCAGCTGTAGAAACCATACAAACCACAACAACAGATACTACAATAAAACCTATTATAGACAATGCAGGGTTTTCCGTTAGCAGTTTATTAAGAGGACTTTTAGGTATGGCTGTTTTAATATTAATAGCCTTTTTATTTAGTGCAAACCGTAAAGCCATAAACTGGAAAACAGTTGGTATTGGTCTGGGCTTGCAGCTAGTTATTGCAATTGGCGTGTTAAAAATTGAATTTATTGCTGTTGTTTTTGATAGCGTAGGTAAAGTTTTTGTTAGCATACTTGATTTTACCACTAAAGGGAGTAAATTTTTATTTGAAGGATTGGTAACAGATATGGATAAATTTGGATTCATATTTGCTTTTCAAGTTTTACCAACTATCATTTTCTTTTCTGCATTAACATCTGTACTGTTTTACCTAGGAATAATTCAGCGTGTTGTAAAAGCACTAGCCAAACTATTAACAAAAACACTAGGCATATCTGGCGCAGAAAGTTTATCTGTAGCTGGTAATATATTTTTAGGTCAGACTGAAGCCCCACTATTAATAAAAGCTTATTTAGAAAAAATGAATAAGTCTGAAATTTTATTAGTTATGGTTGGCGGTATGGCAACAGTAGCTGGCGCTGTTTTAGCTGCTTATATTGGGTTTCTAGGAGGAAATGACCCTGTTTTAAGATTAGAATTTGCTAAGCACTTATTAGCCGCTTCTGTAATGGCTGCTCCAGGTGCTATTGTAATTTCTAAAATATTATACCCACAGACTGAAAAAGTGGACACAAATGTGCATGTTTCACAAGATAAAATAGGTGCTAACATTTTAGATGCTATTGCAAACGGAACAACTGAAGGTTTAAAATTAGCTGTAAATGTTGGCGCAATGCTTTTAGTATTTGTTGCCCTTATTGCTATGGTTAACGGAATCCTAAGTGGTGCTGCAGGCTTTGATGGTATCACAATAAAATCTTTAGACATATCTTGGCATTTTACATCATTAAACACCATAATAGACAACAATCACAAACAATACGACTGCTTGTCACTAGAGTTTATTTTAGGCTACATTTTTGCGCCGTTAATGTGGCTAATAGGTGTTGCAAAAGAAGACGTAATGCTTATGGGACAATTACTAGGAGTAAAATTGGCTGCCAGTGAATTTATTGGATACAAGCAATTAGCAGAACTAAAAAATATTGCTGCTAATCCGCATTTTACTTACAACAAATCTATTTTAATGGCTACTTATATGCTTTGTGGCTTTGCCAACTTTGCTTCAATTGGTATACAAATAGGCGGTATAGGATCTTTAGCTCCTAATCAAAGAAAAACATTATCAGAACTTGGACTTAAAGCTGTATTAGGAGGCTCTATAGCATCATTACTTTCTGCTACTATTGCAGGTATGATATTAGGCTAA
- a CDS encoding thymidylate synthase, whose protein sequence is MKQYHDLLKHVQETGNQKGDRTGTGTISVFGHQMRFDLSKGFPMVTTKKLHLKSIIYELLWFLKGDTNIAYLQENGVRIWNEWADENGDLGPVYGHQWRNWNSEDIDQIKEVIETLKNNPNSRRMMVTAWNPSVLPDTSVSFSENVANGKAALPPCHAFFQFYVADGKLSCQLYQRSADIFLGVPFNIASYALFTMMMAQVCGYEAGDFIHTFGDAHIYNNHLEQVELQLSREPRALPKMILNPEVKNIFDFTFEDFTLEGYDPHPHIKGKVAI, encoded by the coding sequence ATGAAACAATATCACGACTTACTTAAACACGTACAAGAAACAGGAAACCAAAAAGGAGATCGTACTGGCACCGGAACAATAAGTGTTTTTGGTCACCAAATGCGTTTTGACCTTAGCAAAGGTTTTCCTATGGTTACCACAAAAAAATTACATTTAAAATCTATTATATACGAATTACTTTGGTTTTTAAAAGGTGATACAAATATTGCTTATTTACAAGAAAACGGAGTCCGTATTTGGAATGAGTGGGCCGATGAAAATGGAGATTTAGGACCAGTTTACGGACACCAATGGCGTAATTGGAATAGCGAGGATATTGACCAAATTAAAGAGGTAATTGAAACACTAAAAAACAACCCTAACAGCAGAAGAATGATGGTTACCGCTTGGAATCCTAGCGTATTACCAGACACATCTGTTTCTTTCTCTGAAAATGTAGCAAACGGTAAAGCAGCACTTCCTCCTTGTCACGCATTTTTTCAGTTTTACGTTGCAGATGGAAAACTATCTTGTCAATTGTACCAAAGAAGCGCAGATATCTTTTTAGGTGTACCATTTAACATTGCTTCTTATGCCTTGTTTACTATGATGATGGCGCAAGTTTGTGGTTATGAAGCAGGAGACTTTATTCACACTTTTGGTGATGCCCACATTTACAATAACCACCTAGAACAAGTAGAACTACAACTAAGCAGAGAACCTAGGGCTTTACCTAAAATGATATTAAACCCAGAAGTAAAAAATATTTTTGATTTTACTTTTGAAGACTTTACTTTAGAAGGTTATGATCCGCACCCACACATTAAAGGAAAAGTAGCCATATAA
- a CDS encoding dihydrofolate reductase, whose product MQKIIAIAAAAENNALGKDNDLLWHLPDDFKRFKKLTTGNPIVMGRKTFESFPKPLPNRKHIVITRDKNYTIEHSNCVVVHSLQDALDITKDNELVYIIGGGEIYKLALANTHQIELTRVHAIFDADTFFPELNDDNWEIVFEEYHPKDVKHKIDFTYITYVRKC is encoded by the coding sequence GTGCAAAAAATAATTGCTATTGCAGCTGCTGCAGAAAATAATGCTTTAGGAAAAGATAATGACTTACTTTGGCATTTGCCAGATGACTTTAAACGCTTTAAAAAACTTACTACCGGCAACCCAATAGTAATGGGTAGAAAAACTTTTGAAAGCTTTCCTAAGCCTTTACCCAACAGAAAGCATATTGTAATCACCAGAGATAAAAACTATACTATAGAGCATAGCAATTGCGTTGTTGTACACTCATTACAAGACGCCCTAGACATTACAAAAGACAATGAATTAGTTTATATAATTGGGGGCGGAGAAATATACAAATTAGCATTAGCAAACACACACCAAATAGAACTAACAAGAGTACACGCTATTTTTGATGCTGACACTTTTTTTCCTGAACTAAATGATGACAACTGGGAAATAGTTTTTGAAGAATATCATCCAAAAGATGTCAAGCACAAAATAGACTTCACTTACATAACATATGTGCGCAAGTGCTAA
- the murI gene encoding glutamate racemase — protein MHNNPIGVFDSGVGGTSIWKEIHKLLPLENTIYLADSANAPYGEKSAEDILKLSIKNTELLLEYNCKIIVVACNTATTNAISYLRQTYTGVSFIGIEPAIKPAVLQSNSKTVGVLATKGTLSSSLFHSTVKNHAEGIKIIEKEGKGLVPLIESGKAASKECKDLLKALLTPMLAQNIDYLVLGCTHYPYLIPVLKELLPQHVNIIDSGEAVAKQTKVILEKENLLNKNNVSSLHKFFTNADVSILKSFLKNVDASIAVYYLDF, from the coding sequence ATGCATAACAATCCTATTGGTGTTTTTGATTCTGGTGTAGGTGGTACATCTATCTGGAAAGAAATTCATAAATTATTACCCTTAGAGAATACTATTTATCTTGCAGATAGTGCTAATGCACCTTATGGAGAGAAATCTGCAGAGGATATATTAAAGCTTAGTATTAAGAATACAGAGCTTTTGTTAGAGTATAATTGTAAGATAATAGTTGTTGCTTGCAATACAGCAACAACTAATGCTATTAGTTATCTTAGGCAAACGTATACAGGTGTTTCTTTTATTGGTATAGAGCCAGCTATAAAGCCAGCAGTGTTGCAATCTAACTCTAAAACTGTAGGTGTTTTAGCAACTAAAGGTACCTTGTCTAGTAGTTTGTTCCATAGTACGGTTAAAAACCACGCAGAGGGCATTAAAATTATTGAAAAGGAAGGTAAGGGTTTGGTTCCTTTAATAGAATCTGGTAAGGCAGCATCAAAGGAATGTAAAGATCTCTTAAAAGCATTATTAACTCCTATGTTAGCTCAAAATATAGATTATCTTGTTTTGGGTTGTACTCATTATCCGTACTTAATTCCTGTGCTTAAAGAGTTGTTGCCTCAGCACGTAAATATTATAGATTCTGGTGAGGCGGTTGCTAAACAGACTAAGGTTATTTTAGAAAAAGAAAATTTATTAAACAAAAATAATGTTTCTTCTTTGCATAAGTTTTTTACTAATGCAGATGTGTCTATTTTAAAATCTTTTCTAAAAAATGTAGATGCTTCTATAGCTGTTTATTATCTAGATTTTTAA
- a CDS encoding OmpH family outer membrane protein, with protein sequence MKHLKKIAVALVLFVATTAFVNAQSKVAHINVQQLLQEMPAMKSADAELKKLNETLGADIQASMAEARNKATQYQNEAASKTAEENAKREQEIMTYQKTIQTAQQAAQQELQKKQQELLAPIQESAMKAIEKVAAAQGFDYVIDASPGAGLLVSKGKDLLADVKKELKF encoded by the coding sequence ATGAAACATTTAAAGAAGATAGCAGTAGCATTAGTATTATTTGTAGCTACAACAGCATTTGTAAACGCACAGTCTAAAGTTGCGCATATTAATGTACAGCAGTTGTTACAAGAAATGCCTGCAATGAAGAGCGCAGATGCAGAATTAAAGAAGTTAAACGAAACTTTAGGTGCAGACATACAGGCAAGTATGGCAGAAGCTAGAAATAAAGCTACGCAGTACCAAAATGAAGCAGCTTCTAAAACTGCAGAAGAAAATGCAAAAAGAGAGCAAGAAATAATGACATACCAAAAAACAATTCAGACTGCACAGCAAGCTGCACAGCAAGAATTGCAAAAAAAGCAACAAGAATTGTTAGCTCCAATACAAGAGTCTGCAATGAAAGCTATAGAAAAAGTAGCAGCTGCTCAAGGTTTTGACTATGTAATTGATGCTAGTCCAGGTGCAGGTCTTCTTGTTTCTAAAGGAAAAGATCTTTTAGCAGACGTAAAAAAGGAATTAAAATTCTAA
- a CDS encoding OmpH family outer membrane protein, translated as MKTKVLLILTTLLLSTSIFAQRGVRVAYVDMEYILENVEEYREANAQLASKVEKWKLEIEGEKKQIFDMRQTLLAEKVLLTNELIEEREEEIALLEKEMLQYQQDRFGPQGDLVMQKLRLVQPIQDQVFNEVQKIGKNKNYDFIFDKSADVVMLYAEKRNDISELVLRAISRTRKISAPKKSARSRFEDEEEDKPITEALKVRQEQAKEADAARAKSAEEKRAEQLKLREERKKAYEARRKKLLEEKAAKQKKTKEEKDGN; from the coding sequence ATGAAAACAAAAGTTCTTTTAATTTTAACTACGTTGCTACTGTCAACTAGTATTTTTGCCCAGAGAGGTGTAAGGGTTGCCTATGTAGATATGGAATACATTCTAGAGAATGTAGAAGAGTATAGAGAGGCTAATGCGCAACTTGCTAGTAAAGTTGAAAAATGGAAGTTAGAGATTGAAGGTGAGAAAAAGCAAATCTTTGATATGCGACAAACCTTGCTTGCAGAAAAAGTTTTATTAACTAACGAGTTAATAGAAGAACGTGAGGAAGAAATAGCATTGTTAGAAAAAGAAATGCTACAATACCAACAAGATAGATTTGGTCCTCAAGGAGATTTGGTTATGCAAAAGTTAAGACTGGTGCAGCCAATACAAGATCAGGTTTTTAATGAGGTACAAAAGATAGGTAAGAATAAAAATTACGATTTTATTTTTGATAAATCTGCAGATGTTGTAATGTTGTATGCAGAAAAAAGAAATGACATTAGTGAGTTAGTACTTAGAGCTATTTCTAGGACTAGAAAAATTAGTGCCCCTAAAAAGAGTGCAAGAAGTAGGTTTGAAGACGAAGAAGAAGACAAGCCTATTACAGAAGCTTTAAAGGTTAGGCAAGAACAAGCTAAAGAGGCAGACGCGGCCAGAGCTAAGAGTGCAGAGGAAAAAAGAGCAGAGCAGTTAAAGTTGCGTGAAGAGCGTAAAAAAGCTTACGAAGCTAGAAGAAAAAAATTATTAGAAGAAAAGGCAGCTAAACAAAAGAAAACCAAAGAAGAAAAGGACGGTAATTAA
- a CDS encoding BamA/OMP85 family outer membrane protein, which translates to MEKLANNSTNTTKRAITFGSIITILFLFTNLVAFAQETSYEDGKKYILGGLEITGVKSYNEQTVVTFTGLRVGQPITLPGEEISAVINKLWGLELFSDINFYITDIKGEKVFLELNIVERPTLTDVTVYGVKKRKVADIIDDTDLKKGKKITQSLINNTENYLKNKYKKQGYLNTNVNIVTAVDTSETNAQKMVINIKKGEKVKISDITFDGNDQLAAKKLRKALKKTKKKKFYRFWKKSKYIEEDYKNDLTSLVEKYAESGYRDARVVSDTITDVDDNNIKINIKVEEGNKYYFGDIDFVGNTVYPDAFLTRALGIKKGNTYNGVLLKKRIEDNTKPDPDDLSSLYQNNGYMFSRITPVEVSAENDTINFEIRIIEGKETFLDHVTVTGNDKTNDHVIFRELRTRPGQKYNKANIIRSIRELGALGYFDAESIKPDVLNPNPDAGTVDINYSVLEAGSSQIELQGGYGGGGFIGTLGLSFNNFSLKNIFKKEAYTPVPMGDGQTFAIRLQASRTYRVYSLNFSEPWLGGKKPVQFNTSLSRTQQFAYDYTSNEIDKSRQFSISSISVGLAKRLKWPDDYFVASHSLAYQLYDFQDYNIGLFNFGNGSANSLSYTFGLSRESLAGGKIFPRGGSSFQFKLKATPPYSLFSDKDYKGLKEESDELQEVRNTTGSLSPFQQTRLEKIEEDRFKWLEFYKASFKGDWYTTLTGDLVLRSNAEFGFLGNYNNDIGNVPFERYFVGGDGLGNFTLDGRETVQLRGYENQSLTPVVASTNEQEGGVVYNKFSMELRYPITLKPSASIYALGFLEGGNSFNNFTEFNPFEIKRSAGVGLRIFMPAFGLLGIDFGYGFDKDNLPTSTEPSGWQTHFIIGQQF; encoded by the coding sequence TTGGAAAAACTAGCGAACAACTCAACTAACACAACCAAAAGAGCCATTACTTTTGGTTCAATTATTACCATCCTTTTCCTTTTTACAAACTTAGTCGCTTTTGCGCAAGAAACATCTTATGAAGATGGTAAAAAGTATATTTTAGGTGGTTTAGAAATTACAGGCGTAAAAAGCTATAACGAGCAGACTGTAGTCACTTTTACCGGTCTTAGGGTTGGACAACCAATTACGCTTCCTGGAGAAGAAATTAGTGCGGTAATTAATAAGCTATGGGGTTTAGAGCTTTTTAGTGATATTAATTTTTATATTACAGATATAAAGGGGGAAAAAGTTTTTTTAGAACTTAATATTGTAGAGCGCCCTACGCTTACAGATGTTACTGTGTACGGAGTTAAAAAACGTAAAGTAGCAGATATTATTGATGATACAGATCTTAAAAAGGGTAAAAAAATTACTCAGAGTCTTATTAATAATACAGAGAATTACCTAAAAAATAAGTACAAAAAACAAGGGTATTTAAATACTAATGTGAATATTGTAACTGCTGTAGATACATCAGAAACCAATGCTCAGAAAATGGTAATTAATATCAAAAAAGGAGAAAAGGTAAAAATTAGTGATATTACTTTTGATGGTAACGATCAGTTGGCAGCAAAAAAACTACGTAAAGCACTAAAGAAAACTAAAAAGAAAAAGTTTTACCGTTTTTGGAAAAAATCTAAATACATAGAAGAAGATTACAAGAACGACTTAACTTCTCTTGTAGAGAAATATGCAGAAAGCGGTTATAGAGATGCAAGAGTAGTTTCTGATACTATTACAGATGTTGATGATAATAATATTAAAATCAATATTAAAGTAGAAGAAGGTAATAAGTATTACTTTGGAGATATAGATTTTGTTGGTAATACCGTATATCCAGATGCATTTTTAACAAGAGCTTTGGGTATTAAAAAAGGGAATACATATAATGGTGTATTGCTTAAAAAAAGAATTGAAGATAACACAAAGCCAGATCCAGACGATTTAAGTAGTTTGTATCAGAATAATGGTTATATGTTTTCTAGAATAACACCAGTAGAGGTTTCTGCAGAGAATGATACTATTAATTTTGAAATTAGAATTATTGAGGGGAAAGAAACGTTTCTTGATCACGTTACAGTTACTGGTAATGATAAAACAAACGACCACGTAATTTTTAGAGAGTTAAGAACACGTCCTGGTCAAAAATATAACAAAGCCAATATTATTAGGAGTATAAGAGAATTAGGTGCTTTAGGTTATTTTGATGCAGAAAGTATTAAGCCAGATGTACTTAATCCAAATCCTGATGCAGGTACTGTAGATATTAATTATAGTGTATTAGAGGCTGGTTCTAGTCAAATAGAATTACAAGGTGGCTACGGCGGTGGTGGCTTTATAGGTACTTTAGGGTTGTCTTTTAATAACTTTTCATTAAAAAATATATTTAAAAAAGAAGCTTATACGCCTGTTCCTATGGGAGACGGACAAACATTTGCTATTAGATTACAGGCAAGTAGAACGTATAGAGTTTATAGTCTTAATTTTTCTGAGCCATGGCTAGGAGGTAAAAAACCAGTACAATTTAATACTTCTTTATCTAGGACACAGCAGTTTGCATACGATTATACTTCTAACGAGATTGATAAAAGTAGACAGTTTTCAATTTCTAGTATTTCTGTAGGTTTGGCAAAAAGATTAAAGTGGCCTGATGATTATTTTGTAGCTTCTCATTCATTAGCGTATCAACTATATGATTTTCAAGATTACAACATAGGTTTGTTTAATTTTGGTAATGGTTCTGCAAATTCACTTTCTTATACATTTGGATTGTCTAGAGAATCTTTAGCAGGTGGTAAAATATTTCCTCGTGGAGGATCTAGTTTTCAATTTAAACTTAAAGCAACACCACCTTACTCATTATTTTCTGATAAAGATTATAAAGGTTTAAAAGAGGAGAGTGATGAATTGCAGGAGGTAAGAAATACTACTGGTAGTTTAAGTCCTTTTCAGCAAACTCGTTTAGAAAAAATAGAAGAAGACAGATTTAAATGGTTAGAATTTTATAAAGCTAGTTTTAAAGGAGATTGGTACACAACACTTACTGGTGATTTAGTTTTACGTTCTAACGCAGAGTTTGGTTTCTTAGGTAATTATAACAATGATATAGGTAATGTGCCTTTTGAGCGTTATTTTGTTGGTGGTGATGGTTTAGGAAACTTTACTTTAGATGGTAGAGAAACTGTACAATTAAGAGGGTATGAAAACCAATCTTTAACGCCAGTAGTAGCAAGTACTAATGAGCAAGAAGGTGGTGTGGTTTATAATAAATTCTCTATGGAACTTAGGTATCCTATCACTTTAAAACCATCAGCATCTATATATGCACTAGGATTTTTAGAAGGAGGTAACTCTTTCAACAATTTTACTGAATTTAATCCGTTTGAAATTAAACGATCGGCCGGAGTAGGGTTGCGCATATTTATGCCAGCTTTTGGTCTATTGGGAATTGACTTTGGTTATGGGTTTGATAAGGATAACTTACCTACCTCTACTGAGCCAAGTGGATGGCAAACACACTTCATCATTGGTCAGCAGTTTTAA
- a CDS encoding isoprenyl transferase codes for MDTIEDLNKENIPDHLAIIMDGNGRWAKQKGKLRIFGHENGVKTVRRVVENCAKIGVGYLTLYTFSTENWNRPKLEVDTLMRILVSSLKKEVKTLNKNNIKLNAIGNLDLLPKKAGEELKNVIAKTSANTGMTLTLALSYGSRDEIRTAVQEISIKVKNNIISPENIDEIIINNHLYTQNLPDVDLLIRTSGEHRISNFLLWQIAYAELYFTDVLWPDFKEHHLVDAIKNYQNRERRFGKTSEQLN; via the coding sequence ATGGATACTATAGAAGATTTAAATAAAGAAAACATACCAGACCATTTAGCTATTATTATGGATGGTAATGGTAGATGGGCTAAACAAAAAGGAAAACTACGTATTTTTGGCCATGAAAATGGTGTTAAAACAGTGCGTAGAGTAGTGGAGAATTGCGCAAAAATAGGAGTAGGTTACTTAACTTTATACACTTTTTCTACAGAAAATTGGAATAGACCAAAGCTAGAAGTAGATACGTTAATGCGTATTTTGGTGTCTTCATTAAAGAAAGAAGTTAAAACTCTTAACAAAAACAACATAAAACTTAATGCAATAGGTAACTTAGATTTGTTACCTAAAAAAGCAGGTGAAGAACTTAAGAATGTTATAGCTAAAACCTCGGCAAATACTGGTATGACGCTAACATTGGCATTAAGTTATGGTTCTAGGGATGAGATTAGAACAGCTGTTCAGGAAATTAGTATCAAAGTTAAAAATAATATAATTTCTCCCGAAAATATTGATGAAATCATTATTAATAACCATCTTTACACGCAAAATTTACCAGACGTAGATTTACTTATTAGAACCAGCGGTGAACACCGTATAAGTAATTTTTTACTTTGGCAAATAGCGTATGCAGAGCTGTACTTTACAGATGTACTTTGGCCAGACTTTAAAGAACATCATTTAGTAGACGCAATTAAAAATTATCAGAACAGAGAACGAAGATTTGGAAAAACTAGCGAACAACTCAACTAA
- a CDS encoding type IX secretion system protein PorG: protein MRIFIAILLFSFFGVVSAQTYEVGVLAGGLNNIGDVGKTNYISPSGFAYGGIFKWNKSKRYAWRASILHGKFVADDLKSGLAYRQKRQLKMENTVTEFSAGLEVNFVEYNLHKLGPAFTPYLYTGVTYFRYDYNYFEVGFLQDLDQREGDFAIPMTVGLKYRLNQFFILGAEIGARYTFTDNLDASNPEKANVSTLIDPKFGNIFSDDWYVFSGFTLTYTFGRKPCSDCFE, encoded by the coding sequence ATGAGAATATTTATTGCAATTCTATTATTTTCCTTTTTTGGAGTCGTTAGTGCGCAAACCTATGAGGTAGGTGTACTTGCTGGAGGGTTAAATAATATAGGTGATGTTGGTAAAACAAACTATATTAGTCCAAGTGGCTTTGCTTATGGAGGTATTTTTAAGTGGAACAAAAGTAAACGCTATGCGTGGCGCGCAAGTATACTACATGGTAAATTTGTTGCAGATGATTTAAAGTCGGGCTTAGCTTACAGGCAAAAAAGACAGCTAAAAATGGAGAATACTGTAACAGAATTTTCTGCTGGCTTAGAAGTTAATTTTGTAGAATACAATCTGCACAAGTTAGGGCCAGCTTTTACTCCTTATTTATATACAGGCGTTACCTATTTTAGGTACGATTATAATTACTTTGAAGTAGGTTTTTTGCAAGATTTAGATCAGCGAGAAGGCGATTTTGCTATTCCAATGACAGTTGGATTAAAGTATAGATTAAATCAATTTTTTATCTTAGGCGCAGAAATTGGTGCTAGATACACGTTTACAGATAATTTAGACGCTAGTAATCCGGAAAAAGCTAACGTATCTACCTTAATAGATCCTAAGTTTGGAAATATTTTTAGTGATGATTGGTATGTTTTTTCAGGTTTTACACTAACTTACACCTTTGGTAGAAAACCGTGCTCAGATTGTTTTGAGTAA
- a CDS encoding NAD kinase, protein MKVAIYGQTYNDDTVDYVLELLSELKLHNAAISFEEDFYNFITTSKKIEPFSIFTEDSGLDATFDMFVSFGGDGTILRAITFVKDLGIPIVGVNTGRLGFLSTFKKEDVKKVVQEFVAKDYTVVDRSLVAVSSNVDIPEFGAINFALNEVTVSRKDTTSMITVDTFLNDEYLNSYWADGLIVSTPTGSTGYSLSCGGPVITPTAKSLVITPIAPHNLNARPLVISDNTVVKLKVSGREKNHLLSLDSRIVTLENGTEITVKKADFTVKMIEYTSESFLKTLRNKLLWGEDKRN, encoded by the coding sequence ATGAAAGTTGCCATTTACGGACAAACTTATAACGACGATACTGTAGACTATGTACTAGAACTTTTAAGTGAGTTAAAACTACATAATGCAGCAATTAGTTTTGAAGAAGATTTTTATAATTTTATTACAACGTCAAAAAAAATTGAGCCTTTTTCAATTTTTACAGAAGATAGCGGTTTAGATGCTACTTTTGATATGTTTGTAAGTTTTGGTGGTGATGGTACAATATTACGCGCTATAACTTTTGTTAAAGATTTAGGAATACCAATTGTAGGTGTAAATACAGGTCGTCTTGGGTTTTTGTCAACTTTTAAAAAAGAAGACGTTAAAAAGGTAGTGCAAGAGTTTGTTGCAAAAGATTACACTGTTGTAGATAGAAGCTTGGTAGCAGTAAGCTCAAATGTAGATATACCAGAATTTGGGGCTATAAACTTTGCTTTAAATGAAGTTACTGTAAGTAGAAAAGATACTACGTCTATGATTACAGTAGATACTTTTTTAAATGATGAGTATTTAAACTCTTATTGGGCAGACGGACTCATAGTTTCTACACCAACAGGTTCTACAGGGTACTCTTTAAGTTGCGGTGGGCCGGTAATTACACCTACGGCAAAATCTTTGGTTATAACACCAATTGCACCACATAATTTAAATGCGAGACCTTTAGTTATCTCCGATAATACAGTGGTTAAATTAAAAGTTTCGGGTAGAGAAAAAAATCATTTACTTTCTTTAGATTCCAGAATTGTTACTTTGGAAAATGGCACAGAAATAACGGTTAAAAAAGCCGATTTTACAGTTAAAATGATTGAATATACTTCTGAAAGTTTTCTAAAAACTTTACGCAATAAACTTTTGTGGGGAGAAGATAAACGTAATTAA